The stretch of DNA AGACAGAACCCAGCGTGGTGTTGAGTTTTTCGATGCCGCTCACGGTACTGATCTGCGCCAGCTGCGTGGTCAGTTCGTTGTTCTGCATTGGGTTGGTCGGATCCTGGTTTTTTAACTGCGCCACCAGCAGGGTCAAGAAGCTCCCCTGCAGGTCTGCCGCGCTGTTGCCCGTCAGGCTGTTTTTGGATGCGCCAGCCGTAGGATCAACATTGTTAGTCGGATCGTTCATTTTGACTGCAAGGGACATATAGGCTCCTGTTACTGACCGAGAGTGAGCGTTTTCATCATCATGCCCTTCACGGTGTTGAGCACCTCGACGTTGGCCTGGTAGCTGCGGGAGGCAGACATGCTGTTCACCATCTCGCCGACCACGTCTACGTTAGGCATACGCACGTAGCCGCGCGCGTCTGCGAGCGGGTTGCCCGGCTGGAAAACCAGCTTATCCGGCGCATCGCTCTCCACCACTTTGGTCACTTTAACGCCACCGGTCGCTGCACCAGGTGCTGCGTCCACCTGAAAAACGACCTGTTTTGCGCGGTAAGGCTGGCCGTCTGGCCCGGTCACGCTGTCGGCGTTGGCGAGGTTACTTGCCGCCACGTTCATGCGCTTGGACTGGGCGGTCATAGCCGAACCGGCGATGTCGAAAATATTGAGTAAGGCCATCGATTATCCCTGTAGCACCGACATCATGCTTTTGATTTGCCCGCCAAGCACCGTCAGGTTTGTTTGGTAATTCAGGCTGTTATCGGCAAACTGCGTACGTTCGCGGTCCATATCGACGGTGTTGCCGTCCATTGCAGGCTGGTCAGGTACGCGGTAGAGGAGATCGAGCGACGGAGTGGAGTGGGTCTGGGCCGGAATATGGCGAGCCGAAGTCAGCGCAAGCGACATGCCGCCCCCTTCAACGCGTCCGCGCTCCATCACTTTTTTCATTTCAC from Cedecea neteri encodes:
- the flgB gene encoding flagellar basal body rod protein FlgB, whose translation is MLDKLDAALRFQQEALNLRAQRQEILAANIANADTPGFQARDIDFASEMKKVMERGRVEGGGMSLALTSARHIPAQTHSTPSLDLLYRVPDQPAMDGNTVDMDRERTQFADNSLNYQTNLTVLGGQIKSMMSVLQG
- the flgC gene encoding flagellar basal body rod protein FlgC translates to MALLNIFDIAGSAMTAQSKRMNVAASNLANADSVTGPDGQPYRAKQVVFQVDAAPGAATGGVKVTKVVESDAPDKLVFQPGNPLADARGYVRMPNVDVVGEMVNSMSASRSYQANVEVLNTVKGMMMKTLTLGQ